Part of the Rhinolophus sinicus isolate RSC01 linkage group LG14, ASM3656204v1, whole genome shotgun sequence genome is shown below.
TTGAGGCCCCAATTACCAATGATGATTTCCAACCGATAGCCATCGAAAGAACTGAATCTCCTGTAGTATATAATCATGGATATAATTCCCTTTCTGCCGAACAAAAGAGAcatgcctggtttactgatggcTCTGCCAAATATATCGGCAATGCTCGGTACTGGAAAGCTGTAGCCTGTAACCTTATCACCAAAATAGTGTTAGAAACTAGTGGAGAAGGGAAAAGTAGCCAATGTGCTGATCTGCAAGCCACTTATCAAGCTATGAACTTGGAAAAGGATGGACAGTGCCACATTTTCACTGACTCTTGGGCTGTGGCCAAAGGTCTGGGCCCCTGGATGCCTAGATGGAAAAAGGACCGTTGGAAAATCTATGACAAGGATTTATGGGGTGCTGATACATGGAAAGAAATTTGGGAGATTGCAAAAACCTCTAACCTCTCTGTGTTTCATGTAGGTGCACATGCTAAAAAAAACCTCGGTGGAACGTGAGTATAACGTTGATGTAGATCGCCTCACAGCAATTGCTGAAGTAGAGTGTTCCACCCCTATAAGTAAAGAAACTCTGGCACTTGCTCGATGGATCCACCAAAAGACAGTTAATGGTGGGACATGAGGTGGCCTTATGGCCCCGAATTCCTATTAGGCGGAACGCTGGTTCCGCTGCTATGCACAGGTGGGCACAGGACAGAGGCATAAGTGTTCCTCTGTCTTGATTTAAAGAGCACTAAGGAACAATGCACCACTTGCCAATTGGATGAAAAACACCCCTTACCAAAAATAGTCACTGGAGAATTATTGCGGAGGCAGGCTCCAGCTCAAATTTGGCAAATTGATTATATTGGGCCCTTGCCCCCCTCCAAAGGGTGTCGTTATATTTCTACCTGTGTAGACACTTATTCAGGAGTTCTGATCGCCTGTGCATACAAGCGTGCCACGCAGCTTAATACAATTAAAACTCTTGATATTCTTACCTTATATTATGGAATACCTCTACAAATTCAAAGTGATAATGGGTcccattttaaaggtaaagagattaCTAACTATTGTGAGAAAAACAACATTCAGTAGATCTATCATATCCCCTATTATCCACAAGCCACAAGCAGCTGGCTTAATTGAGCGCATAAATGGgttgttgaaagaaaaattacGCAAAATGGGCTCCATTGCTGGGTTCCATTCATATTACAAGCGGAAAGATCATCTTTTTACAGCCCTACAAGAACTCAATAATCACGCTCTCAGTACAGGAGGTACTCCCTTATCTAGAATGATGACTCCCAATTTGCAAATACAAAAGATCCATACTTTCCCAACACTGCACTGGTGGGCAGTCCAccctgtggggagccatggttacagctaattgcaagccttaatggctcagTTAATGTATAACCGGTTTTTGCTCCTGcggcattgtctttgcctgcacctggagggtgcttacaagCCGTTGAGGTATGAGGTGGGAACGgccagtttcaagacatagtgatgctaatcaggataattgatggattctgtcatgggacaatcgttttggggagtttcaatGATTATGTAAGTTTctgggaaaaagttaaaaatcaactgttaatgatgtaatgcatttttgtgattgtgagcttgcacgtactcaaaaggtataaattcagcagagaaaataaacctggtgcttcaggaccactgaagaccggccgcattagcatttgtgtgagtgccctctttcattcccactccccttgtcaggaaccgttcgactcgtggcggctggctcgccacaagtggcgcccgaacagggacctgaatataggggtaatagtgaggaacatCGCGTGGCAAGAGCCCGGCTCGTATTAGAGCTTATCAGTGGATGCGCGGTGAGTaaggcactgtcccctcggtcgaatgagtgtgtgagtgagtgatagctccacgactttgtgttacggagcttgattgggccccaatctgcGGTTCCAGTTCTGTCATACAGCATAACAGCGACTGGGCTTTACGGTCCACCTGTCCGGGGATTTATACTGGAGCGCCtctagctaagacagatttagtcccgcgaggggcacggccaAAAGGGCACCTGATTGAtcctttgtttgaaagaaggaccgagttagggaaaaGGATGGGTCTCGCaaccagcaaggacctgtatATTAGAGGACTTAGGAAGTTGCTTGCCGCTCGCGGTAGTCGTGTAAGCCGAGAGCAGTTAGATAAATTCTTAGACTTTGTAAAAGAAGTCTGTCTGTGGTTTCCTGAGGAAGGAACAGTCAGCTTGGAaacctggcagaaagtgggagaacaaTTACAGAATTTTTATACTGCCCATGGACCGCAGCAGGTCCCGCTTGAAACATTTGGGCTATGGACTTTAATTCGAGATTGTTTAGACCTAAAACATGAAGGATGtaaattagagaaagtgaaacaagctggcAATGAGGAAGAAGGGAACACCAAAGTGTTAGAAGGAATTCTCAAAGTAAAGAAAGAGCCTGTTAGTCAGGAATTTCCTGACGATATATGGGAAAACCTGGACCCTAAAGATCAGGAAGAATTAGAGGATGAGGCTGCCAAGTGTGATAAGGAGAAATATCCCCCTGTTGTGGCTATGGCCCAAGAAGAGGGACCGACATCTGATGCTCTTCTTACAATGTcagaacagattaaaaagattcagggacaatTAATAGAACTAAAGGTTTCAAAAAATGAGGGAAACGGTCCTCGAGGCTCACAAGTCTCTTGTAGAGATCCCTGGAATCCGGGGAGAGGGGATCCTCCTTTTGATCCTTCAGCACCGCCCCCCGATGAGACTGGAGTGTGGGACCCTCCATTACAGCCTCCTGTCTGGGATATGCCTACACAGCCTCCACCGGGTTATGTTAAACCGGGATCTGATTCCTTTGATGTAAAATCGCcacttcaaatggcttgtgaacaAGCACATAGGCAAGGGGAATCTACGGAACAGTTTGGGGTCTATCCTATTTTTGATAGAATTGACAGGAGAATGGGAAACAGAGTTTGGCATTGGGAGCCATTtcaatggaaggaaataaaagagttaaaagaagCTTGTGTGCAGTATGGACCCATAGCTCCTTTCACCATGGCAATTTTAGACGCTTTGTCAGGAGAGGCAACTCCCCCTGAGGATTGGAAACATATTGCCCATGCCTGCCTTTCTGGGGGCGATTACCTTTTGTGGAAATCAGAATTTTATGAGAATTGCAAGAAAAAGGCTAATCAGAATGCCTTGCGGCGAGTTCCCATTACTTTTGAAATGCTAGCAGGTGAAGGGATATACGCTAATTTAGAAAACCAAATGGGTTTTGTCCCGGGCGCCTATGCACAAACTTCTGTAGTGGCCAAGGATGCATGGCGAATACTGCCTGATACCTCCCGTAAAGAGGAGCATGTATCTCAGATAAGACAGAGACCTTCCAAGATTTTGTGTCTCGCCTTACCACCACAGCCGGAAGGATTTTTGGGACGTCAATTGCTACCCAGTCCTTTATAATGCAGCTTGCCTATGAAAATGCCAATTCGGCATGTCAAGCTGTTATTAGGCCaattaggaagaaaggaaacttATCTGATTACATTCGCCTGTGCACTGATGTGGGCTTCTCTTTTACCCAGGGAATAGCGATAGCAGCTGCTCTTCAGGGAAAGCCTATGAGGGAAGTGCTATATCAACAGGCAAGACTTAATACAGGGAATCGTACTGGAGCATGTTTTACTTGCGGGAAAAGGGGACATCGAGCAGCCCAATGCCCAGACAAGGGAGAAACTGAGAATGCAGCTGCTCCTGCTAAGAAACCTCCAGATGTCTGCCCTAAATGCAGAAGAGGGAAACATTGGGCTAATGAGTGTAAATCTAGGACAGATAAAGATGGAAAACCGattcagggaaactgggtgaggggccagccccaggccccgaaTCAGCAATGTTATGGGGCTCTGCAGGTTCCCGAGCAGAAAGGGAACGAACCTCAGAAAGGAAATACATCACAGATTTATTCCGGGCCACCTCAGGCAGCGCAGGATTGGACTTGTGTTCCACCGCCGACATCGTATTAACTCCTGAAATGGGAATGCAAGCCCTACCCACAGGGGTTTTTGGGCTGCTGCCGCCAAAAACCATTGGGCTTTTATTAGGGAGAAGTAGTACGACCATGAGGGGAATTCAAGTTTCCCCGGGAGTTATTGATGAGGATTTTACCGGAGAAATTAAGATTATGGTTCATTCACCCCTGACTATTTCCAATATTCCCTCTGGAACTCGGATTGCCCAATTAATAATTTTGCCTAGAATGAAAATAGGGAAAAGTAGACAAGACCAAGAACGAGGAGATCGAGGCTTTGGTTCCTCGGATGTATATTGggttcaagaaataaagaaagatcGACCTGTTTTACAGCTTAAGATTGCTGGGAAAGATTTTCAAGGGCTTTTAGATACTGGAGCCGATGTATCTTGCATATCTGCGCAACATTGGCCATCTAATTGGCCGATGCAAAGTACGAGTACAAGCCTGCAAGGTATCGGTCAGTCTCACGCCCCACAGCAAAGTAGTAATTTGTTATCATGGCAGGATGATGATGGTCATCAAGGAACATTTCAGCCTTATATTATTCCCGGTTTGCGGTGAATTTGTGGGGACGTGATATTATGAGCAATATGGGAGTTTATCTTTACAGCCCGAGTGTTCAAGTTACTCAGCAGATGTTTGATCAGGGCTTCTTCCGGAAAGGCTTAGGGAGCGCAGGACAAGGACGTCAGGAACCTATATCGCCCAATCCCAATTTACAGAGGACAGGTTTGGGGTATTTTCCCCAGGGGTCATAGATTTACctgtactccaccaaaaagcaGCAGAGGCAATAACTTGGAAATCTGATACgcctgtgtggatagatcaatggcccTTACTAAAGAAAAATCTTGGCCGCTCaagcgctagtacaggagcagcttgaACAAGGCAACATAACTGAATCAACCTCTCCTtgaattcacccatttttgtaattaagaaaaatcaggaaatggagattgttacaggatttaaaaaaagtaaatgaaactataaaagttATGGGGGCTTTGCAACCAGGATTACCTCATCCCTCTGCCATACCAAAAGACACTTATAAAATAGTCTTGGATTTGaaggattgtttttatactattccCCTTCATCCGCAAGATTGCAAAAGGTTTGCTTTTAGTGTCCCTAGTCCAAATTTTCAAGAGCCAATGAGGAGATATCAGTGGCGGGTTCTTCCCCAGGGTATGGCAAACAGCCCCACcttgtgtcagaagtttgttagtgaagcaattgataacaccagacaacaatttccttctgtgtatatcattcattatatggatgacatcttgttggcttgtaagaaagaaggaatgttatTAGCCTGCTTTATAAATATGAAGAAGAACCTTCTGGcttcaggtcttattattgcacctgagaaagtacagagaagtgagccttactcttacttgggatttcagttatttgctcaacatttttcccctcaaaagatagaactcagaaaagatcatcttaagtctcttaatgattttcaaaagctgttgggagatattaattggctgcgtccttctttgggactaactactggagatcttaaaccattgtttgaaattttaaaaggggattcTGATCCAACCTctcccaggtctcttactgagcctgcacgaAGCGCTCCTTAAAGTAGAGAAGCTATCCAGGAACAACATGTTTCCTTCCTTGATTATGATAAATCTTTGGATGTGTATGTATTAAGTACTAAGCATACACCCACTGCAGTTttgtggcaagaagggccacttagatggatacatcTTCCTGTGACTGCTCAGAAAAATCTtactccttattatgaatttgtggctaGTTTAATTCAAGAAAGTCGCTTAGAAGctagaaaatattatggaaaagagccagattctattgttgTTCCCTTTACAAAAATCCAAATTCAAGGTTTGATGCAGTTTACTGATAGCTTTCCTGTTGCATTGGCTGGTTTTACAGGAACATTGGACAATCATTATCccaagcataaattgcttcaattttttcagcATCATGCTCCTATTTTTCCTTCGGTTGTGtcacatgctcctcttcctgctgtacttaatatttttactgatggatctagTAATGGTGTAGCTGTCTATGCACTCAATGATAAGGTCATCAAAAGAGTgcagacacctccagcctcagctcaaatagttgagcttcgagcagttcatatggtattgcttgactttgcttcccagtcttttaatttattctctgataGCCATTATGTGGTCCGTGCtatccaaaatttagaaaaagtacCTTTTATTAGTACCAGTAATCCTGTTATCCAGGATTTGTTTTTTCAGGTAGAGCAGGCCATTCAGCTGCGctgtaaaaaattttatattggccatattagagctcattctaatcttccaggccctttggcctcaggaaatcaaattgcagactctgctACTCAGCTTGTTGCCTTAACTCGAATAGAGAAAGCACAAAAGGCTCATAGCCTCCACCATCAAAATAGTCAGAGCCTAAGATTGCAGTATAAAataaccagagaagcagcacgTCAAATAGTAAAACAGTGTCCAGATTGTTCACATCTTCtgcctgtgcctcattatggagtcaacccTCGAGGCTTACGTCCTAATGATttatggcaaatggatgtgactcatatacctgaatttggaaagttaaaatatgttcatgtttcCATTGACACCTTCTCTGGGTTCGTTGTGCCTTCCGTTCAAACAGGAGAAGCCACATCTCATGTTATTagacattgtcttgctgcatttgccatgattggaactcctaaaaaacttaaaacagacaatggctcatgttataccagcaaaaaatttgctctattttgccagcaattttcgatcgatcatgttactggcattccttacaatccccaaggacaagggattgttgaaCGTACTCATGgaacattaaaaatcaatttacaaaaaataaaaaagggggagttataccccctgacacctcataattatttgtctcattctctctttattcaaaattttttgaccttggatgcccatggtaAGAGTGCTGCggagcgcttttggcatccttctgcagcccctcaggctttggttaaatggaaagacccacttaTGGGCTCCTGGCATGGCCCAGACCCAGTCCTCGTATGGGGCCGAggacatgtttgtgtttttccacaggatgcagaaggccctcggtggctgccagaaagattggtgcgacatgtggaccctcagcccattgatgatgTTGCTGATGCTTTGCCAAGAGACAGCGGAACCTGATCAGACGTATTGGGCTTATGTACCCGATCCACCTATTCTTCATCCTGCTATTTGGGAAGGTCCGGAAATTCCAGTATATGTCAATGATGCTCATGCCTTAGGATTGCCTTCTGATGGACATATGAAACAGCATTTGGAAAAGAATTTCACTTACAATGGCATAGGTTTGGgattgcctatttgtattgcaaaaatTAGCTCCATGATTGGGTGTTTGCGTAGTTCCCCTGTCACTATGCATATTGATGATTCTTTAattggatggactgttcgtcttaacaTGCTAGGCGACTGGTTCGGGGGACGCAAAGTAAAACTGCCCATCCCTCCATCACGTCCATCTTGTGCTAAACAGCTGAAATTGAATGTTGAGACTGTTCCGTGGAGAGCTTGCCGTGGTAgtgatcctgttcgttatgacatccctggaacaggcagatacatcattGACTGGTCGAGAAACAACCGGTCCGGACGGACCCGTGAATTGATTTCTGGACTATGGAGTTCTGATATGcagtatcagcaaaattcattatggagactttTGGGAGCAATGGATAAAGTTGAAACCTGGCTCTCCCTGCCTATGAAGGTTTTGGAAGATGGAACTGAAAGTTGGGATACTGTTACTAAAtctgttaatatatctgcttgtgttccctCCCCTTATGCTTTATTGATTGGAAATATTAGTGTACATTTTGTGGAAAATCAATTTAATGTGTCTTGTAATAATTGTATTCTGACTAATTGTGTTTCCTGGGTACCCTCGGGAACCCAAGTTATGATTTTAAAGCAGCCCTCGTTTGTAATGCTTCCTGTTAACATTTCTGGACCctggtatgctgaaagaagtttacagatttttaaagaaattgagtatgccTTGAGTAGACAAAAACGGTTTATTGGACTTCTAATTGCAGGAATTATGGCTTTGGTTACTATAATTGCCACTGCAGCTACAGCGGCTGTTGCTCTTTCTCAAACCATTCAGAATGCTCAGTATGTAAATACCCTTTCTAAGAATGTTTCTTTAGCCTTGGGAACCCAAGAGGCTATTGATGAGAAATTGGAACAAAAGGTGAATGCCCTTTATGATACCGTTCAGTATATGGGAGATGTTATTCATGGTATGAAGGTTAAATCTCATCTAGAGTGTCATCCAGAATATCATTGGATTTGTGTTACCTCCaaagaatataataatagtcAGTATGATTGGAATCGAGTTCGTTTGCATCTTCAGGGTATTTGGCATAATGCTAATTTATCTCTGGATATGTTTAGACTTCATGATGAGATTCAGAGTTTGAGAGAAGCTGAACCTTTGAAATTCGATGCTGCTCAAGCTGCCTctaattttgttactgttttgaagaatgcttttccttctttgcctACAATCACCCATTCGATTACATTATTTCTCACTTTGGGTATTTGTATTTGCTTGGCTCTGTGCTTGTTCCCACTCCTTGTTAAGTGTTTTGTTAATGGCATGCTAGACATGCGTACTGATATTCATCATCTAAAGCTTAAGGCAAAACCTTAGCAGTTCCTCCCCTGAGCATTCCGACGGACGGGttagccaaagacgggtaagtaCTTGGGCACCACTTCAGAAGGGCCACATTTAGGCCCTTAAGTGAAAAATCTTCTGAAGTTGGCCTCCCGGGGCACCTAAGACAGGCGCCGTCTCCTCGCCATTCCGGCTGGATGGAAATTgctcttaataaataaaaaagggggagatgtggggagccatggttacagctaattgcaagccttaatggctcagTTAATGTATAACCGGTTTTTGCTCCTGcggcattgtctttgcctgcacctggagggtgcttacaagCCGTTGAGGTATGAGGTGGGAACGgccagtttcaagacatagtgatgctaatcaggataattgatggattctgtcatgggacaatcgttttggggagtttcaatGATTATGTGAGTTTctgggaaaaagttaaaaatcaactgttaatgatgtaatgcatttttgtgattgtgagcttgcacgtactcaaaaggtataaattcagcagagaaaataaacctggtgcttcaggaccactgaagaccggccgcattagcatttgtgtgagtgccctctttcattcccactccccttgtcaggaaccgttcgactcgtggcggctggctcgccacaccACCCCAATGCCCAAGCCCCATATGTGGGCACTACTGCATCTGCAGGGTATGATTTACATAATGTTGAAGAAATCTGGCTAGATCCTAATACTAGCCAAACAGTCCCCACCAGAATTGGAATTCAAATTCCTAAGGGTTACTATGGTCAGATTGCTGCCAGGGCCAGCCTGGCACAGAAGGGAGTCCAAATCATGGCTGGAGTCATTGATACAGACTATGtgggagaaataaagattttactGCATAATGTCTCAAAAGAAACCTTGCACTTTCTCCCAGGCACCAGGATCACTCAAATATTAATCATTCCATGTGTCTCCACTGGCTTTTGGGAGAAGTTAGATACTCCTCCTAATGCTATCACACAATATGGAGGCTTTGGCTCAACAGATTATGTGGCTGGTACCAAAGTTTGGGCCAGAAAACACACCACTGACCCTCCGAGGGCTGGAGAGGTCATAGCCCAAGGAGACAACATATAGTAATTGTCATGTTCCCTGGGCTAGATCAACCTGAAATGTATCCTACTAACCAATTGTTTTTACGATAGTAGCTCCTGATTTATGGCGGCCTAGTCTGGACCTGTTTCCTGGTTGAAGCTTAGATGCCTGGCATACCTGTGCAGCAACTCAGTCATACAAGCCCAGTCACATTCTATTGGAGATGGCGGAATAAAACTATCCCACGCACACAAGATAACTACACCTGCAAAGAAAACCAACCATGTATTATAGCTAATGGAACTATAAGAGCCACAAACCTCACCGGATGGATAGGAGACCACAACCCATATCGTTTTGCTTTCTCTGGACCTCCACCCATTAATATAACTATTACTGCACATGTAAATATGTCATGTTGGCAACAAAATTCCACCGATTTTTACGAAAAACCGGGATTAAATTGGAAACAACCCCACCGATGGGTTAATATGGCAACAGGCCACGCAGTTGCCTATAACCATACTTTTTCTGTACAGACTTCTCAATCTATCCTTTGTAGTAATGCAACCCCAATTGAAAATTGAACCATGTGGGGAGATTTTCTCTGGCTTTCTGTTGCTCGGCCTCGAAATAACATTCCCCAACTTGTACCTGTACCCCGTACCTGTAGTAATGTTTCTGTTGCCGCTAAAAACGACCTAATTCATTTCAACATTTCATTTCCTGAGTTACCTGATTGTAACCGTCGCCGCCGAGCCTGGTATGATACCCTGCTGGGTGGCCTCGGTTCTGGATTTGGTATTGCCAATTCAATTGACCTAGAAGACTAGGCCAGCCGTCTTCGGCAGACTGGCTCAGATACAGCTGAGGCAGTCACCCTGAATGCACAATGGTTACCCACTACTATTACACCCCATTCTAATACCTTAAAATATCAACAACAAATGCTACAAATTTTCAATACTACTAATATAGATACCTACATCGTGGAACTTAACATTAGCAAGTTATTTGATTGGACTAGATGCTCCTTACAAATGTAATATACCTTAATCCAAAAAGAAGAAGCACAGCACGTAGTAACACAAGGAGACTCCTACACGTGGAGATCTATGTTCCCCATTCCAAAGTATGCTTGGATAGCAAAAGCCAAGCCGAATGTTACGTGCACCTCTAGATGGTGTAGCTGCACTGTAACTTGTTATATACCTGTAATAACTAACCTGCTATGCTCTTTTCATGTTCTGCCCATTATCAAGGGTAATTATTTTTTACAGACACGCATTGAAGGCACCCAtataggtaataataataatagtacttataaGCTTACAGATTGTATATCTTCAGATAAAGGCTTTGCATGTAATGGTTTATTTTGAATGATAGAACCCTGTTTACTTTCTCACTCTGTTAATCTATGTACTCTAACGATTTTTCCCATAGCCAATTTCTCTGTCCTATATGAAATAGAGCCACAGCATATATGCCTTGCTAGCTCTAATGCTGCCGAACTAGCCGCCATGGGATTACCCTCCCCTTTCTCGGGATGTCTGCAGCATCTCGAGTTGCTCCACTGGAACGGTGATCTAGTCTATTTAGTCTAGTCCCGATCTAGAGGCTAATGTATCCCTTACTTGGATCCCCCGGCGGCTACAGCCTCCTGCTACCTATATACACTTGTCCTTGGCTCGGATATTACAGAACTCTCAACTATTGCAAACCCACATAGATCACAATGCCCAGTCCCTCGTTGAACATCGGATTATGACTCCCATTGTCAGTAATAAATCAAAGGGCCTCTCACATATTATAACCCAAGACTCCAATCATCATTGGTATGATTTTCTATTCACCAGCACAACCGCGCATaagtattttaatgcaatattaaCTCCCCTATTAATCATTGTGAGCATTTTACTATTATGTATATACAACTGTTGGATGTACTGTTGCATACAAAAAATACACACTGCATTCATGTTTCAAAACTGCTATGTAAACTATGCTTATGCCCCCACGCAGCCCTAGGGACAAATTGTAaggaatagaatatat
Proteins encoded:
- the LOC141568490 gene encoding endogenous retrovirus group K member 7 Env polyprotein-like; its protein translation is MHIDDSLIGWTVRLNMLGDWFGGRKVKLPIPPSRPSCAKQLKLNVETVPWRACRGSDPVRYDIPGTGRYIIDWSRNNRSGRTRELISGLWSSDMQYQQNSLWRLLGAMDKVETWLSLPMKVLEDGTESWDTVTKSVNISACVPSPYALLIGNISVHFVENQFNVSCNNCILTNCVSWVPSGTQVMILKQPSFVMLPVNISGPWYAERSLQIFKEIEYALSRQKRFIGLLIAGIMALVTIIATAATAAVALSQTIQNAQYVNTLSKNVSLALGTQEAIDEKLEQKVNALYDTVQYMGDVIHGMKVKSHLECHPEYHWICVTSKEYNNSQYDWNRVRLHLQGIWHNANLSLDMFRLHDEIQSLREAEPLKFDAAQAASNFVTVLKNAFPSLPTITHSITLFLTLGICICLALCLFPLLVKCFVNGMLDMRTDIHHLKLKAKP